The window CAATTGAAATCAAATCATATCAGCATTGGGTAAAAGCGAGGTTTTTTTTCACAATTACAATGAGAATTCTGTTTTAGTTAATTGGAACGAGAACACGATAGATATTATTTCTCAACGAACAGCTTTTGAAATGGAAGTTAAAAAGGTGTTTCCTGATGTAATCGTGAATCATGGCGCTTATTCCATATTATTATTGTGGAAAAGGAAAATCCATCATAACGAGGTTATTGATCGATTAATGAAATTGCTGATTGATATGAAAACTTCGGAAGCCAATGGTATTTCCTGGAGATTACCGATTTATTATGAGCTCGAAAGCGAATTGGTCGATTCTTTGAGTGAATTTTCTAAAGAAGAGATTATTTCTAAACATCAAAAAGGAATTTTTACAGTAGATTTTATAGGCTTTTTGCCTGGATTTCCTTATTTAAAAGGCTTGGATAAAAGTCTTCAATTACCTCGTAAATCAACACCAGCTTTACAGGTAACGGCGGGAACAGTTGCTATTTCTAACGATTATTGTGGTATTTATCCATCTCAAAGTCCAGCAGGATGGCATGCTTTAGGGAATTGTCCTTTACCTATGTTTGATGTTAAGAGAAAACAGCCTAGTTTGCTTGC is drawn from Nonlabens dokdonensis DSW-6 and contains these coding sequences:
- a CDS encoding 5-oxoprolinase subunit B family protein, with amino-acid sequence MGKSEVFFHNYNENSVLVNWNENTIDIISQRTAFEMEVKKVFPDVIVNHGAYSILLLWKRKIHHNEVIDRLMKLLIDMKTSEANGISWRLPIYYELESELVDSLSEFSKEEIISKHQKGIFTVDFIGFLPGFPYLKGLDKSLQLPRKSTPALQVTAGTVAISNDYCGIYPSQSPAGWHALGNCPLPMFDVKRKQPSLLAAGDRVQFYPISREEHSSMKNQIANESMTLKSFQIDG